TGCTTGAAGTCAAGTGGGAAGCCGAGCAGGCTGAAAAGAGCGGGTACGATCACTTCATGCTCAAGGAAATACACGAGCAGCCCAAGGCCCTGCGCGACACCTTCAGCGGGCGTATAGCCGCCGACAACTCCAGGGTGATCCTGGACGAAGTGAAAATCACCCCGGAAGAAATCAGGGGTCTCAAGAAAATATTTATTACCGCCTGCGGCACCGCCTATCACGCCGGGTTCGTGGGCAAATACGTCATTGAAAAACTGGTCCGGCTGCCGGTGGAAGTCGATATCGCCTCGGAGTTTCGCTACCGCCAGCCGATTATTGAGCCGGGCACAATGGTGATCATTATCAGCCAGTCCGGTGAAACCGCGGATACACTGGCCGCGCTGAGAGAAGCCAAGCGGCAGGGGGCCCATGTCATTGCCGTGACCAACGTGGTGGGCAGCTCCGTTTCCCGGGAAGCCGACGACGTGATCTATACCTGGGCGGGACCGGAGATCGCCGTAGCTTCAACCAAGGCCTACACCACCCAGCTGGCGTCCATGTACCTGATAGCCCTGCACCTGGCCACCGTGCGCGGAACCATTGCCCCGGGAGAACTGGGCGAGATCCTGGCGGAGATGAAACAGCTGGAGGCCAAGGCCCAGCTGCTTGTGGACAATTCAGTGGAGATCATTGATTTTGCCGAGGAAATTTCCTCGTCCAAAAACCTTTTCTATATCGGGCGCGGCCTGGACTATGCCGTGGCCATGGAAGGCTCCCTCAAGCTGAAGGAAATTTCCTACATCCACGCCGAGGCCTACGCGGCCGGGGAACTAAAGCACGGCACCCTTGCCCTCATCGAAGACAATGTCCCGGTGGTGGCCCTGTGCACGCAGAAGGACCTGTACGATAAAACAGCCAGCAACATCCAGGAGGTCAACGCCCGGGGCGCCTCGGTACTGGCCCTGGCCATGGAGGGCTTCAGGGAAGTGGAGAAAGTGTCCGACAAGACCATCTACATTCCACAGACCCACCCGCTCCTGGCCCCGATTCTGACGGTGATCCCGCTACAGCTGCTGGCCTACCATACCGCGGTGGCAAGAGGCTGCGATGTGGATAAGCCGAGAAATTTGGCGAAATCAGTTACAGTGGAATAGCGACTAACCGAAATAAAGCATTATGTGTGG
This Dehalobacter sp. DNA region includes the following protein-coding sequences:
- the glmS gene encoding glutamine--fructose-6-phosphate transaminase (isomerizing), with product LEVKWEAEQAEKSGYDHFMLKEIHEQPKALRDTFSGRIAADNSRVILDEVKITPEEIRGLKKIFITACGTAYHAGFVGKYVIEKLVRLPVEVDIASEFRYRQPIIEPGTMVIIISQSGETADTLAALREAKRQGAHVIAVTNVVGSSVSREADDVIYTWAGPEIAVASTKAYTTQLASMYLIALHLATVRGTIAPGELGEILAEMKQLEAKAQLLVDNSVEIIDFAEEISSSKNLFYIGRGLDYAVAMEGSLKLKEISYIHAEAYAAGELKHGTLALIEDNVPVVALCTQKDLYDKTASNIQEVNARGASVLALAMEGFREVEKVSDKTIYIPQTHPLLAPILTVIPLQLLAYHTAVARGCDVDKPRNLAKSVTVE